One Nitrospirota bacterium genomic region harbors:
- a CDS encoding GGDEF domain-containing protein, which yields MRFKFSITQKLFLSYTILILLSLLIGTYAMSRLNALKVMSNQIIHNGIPQIYISEKMIECILAQQVVQKRYFVLRSKVNQEQFDLRGEEFNKYLEEMRGKGIDEELGRISKGYGEYLVLFTQAVTESNVNYTQLVQDQKELEKRSDFLIKRIQFLKNSLMDREKEKLVSFDLFNQRSFYLLVVLSGMTLFFGFSFVFFVTSYFSKTIQKIKQTTQMISKGKYDNFPILSTEDEVGELAESFKAMGERLKELEAINLDANPLTRLPGNLAIEKELLKKIQSRGPLAFCLLDLDNFKAYGDTYGYAKGSEVLTVVAGILRQVIESIGRKDDFIGHIGGDDFVLITDPARVHTLCQRIITEFDQTIPFYYDESDRANGFIVAKDRKEVEQKFPLMTISIAVVTNEKRKFHSADKIAEQAAQLKHYAKTFPKSIYVIDQRRI from the coding sequence ATGAGATTCAAGTTTTCAATCACCCAAAAACTCTTTCTAAGTTATACCATTCTGATCTTGCTCAGTCTCTTGATCGGAACTTATGCCATGTCGCGGCTCAATGCGCTCAAGGTCATGAGCAACCAGATTATCCATAACGGCATTCCCCAAATTTATATCAGCGAGAAAATGATCGAATGTATCCTTGCGCAGCAGGTCGTGCAGAAGCGGTATTTCGTTTTGAGAAGCAAGGTAAATCAGGAGCAGTTCGATCTCAGAGGCGAGGAATTCAACAAATACCTCGAAGAGATGAGAGGCAAAGGTATTGATGAAGAGCTTGGGCGAATCAGCAAGGGATACGGCGAATATCTGGTGCTCTTTACCCAGGCGGTTACGGAATCGAATGTCAACTATACCCAGTTGGTGCAAGATCAGAAAGAGCTTGAAAAACGATCCGATTTCTTAATCAAAAGAATACAGTTTTTAAAAAACAGCCTGATGGACCGGGAAAAAGAGAAACTTGTTTCATTCGACCTGTTCAATCAGCGATCGTTCTATCTTTTGGTCGTTCTTTCGGGAATGACCCTTTTCTTTGGATTTTCGTTTGTATTTTTTGTAACCTCCTATTTTTCCAAAACAATTCAAAAAATAAAACAGACCACGCAAATGATTTCAAAGGGGAAGTACGACAATTTCCCCATCTTATCTACAGAAGATGAAGTAGGGGAACTCGCGGAGTCCTTTAAAGCGATGGGGGAAAGACTCAAGGAGCTCGAAGCGATTAATCTTGACGCGAATCCACTGACCCGGCTTCCGGGGAACCTCGCAATTGAGAAGGAACTTCTCAAAAAAATTCAGAGCCGGGGCCCCCTGGCCTTCTGCCTTCTGGATCTGGACAATTTCAAAGCCTATGGCGATACTTACGGTTACGCTAAGGGGAGCGAGGTCTTAACGGTCGTCGCAGGCATTCTCCGTCAGGTGATTGAGTCAATTGGCCGGAAAGATGATTTTATCGGCCACATTGGGGGGGATGATTTCGTTCTGATTACGGACCCGGCCAGGGTCCACACGCTCTGTCAAAGAATTATCACTGAATTTGATCAGACCATTCCTTTCTATTACGATGAATCGGACAGAGCGAATGGATTTATCGTGGCCAAGGACCGAAAAGAGGTTGAACAAAAGTTTCCTTTAATGACGATTTCAATAGCCGTGGTGACCAATGAGAAGAGAAAATTTCACTCCGCTGACAAGATTGCAGAGCAGGCAGCTCAGTTGAAGCATTATGCGAAAACCTTTCCAAAAAGTATTTATGTGATCGACCAGAGGAGGATTTAA
- the ubiE gene encoding bifunctional demethylmenaquinone methyltransferase/2-methoxy-6-polyprenyl-1,4-benzoquinol methylase UbiE, with protein MLPLFPMQMKYSLDNKEKNVQEMFSSIAGKYDLNNTLLSLGIHYFWKMRVVQAARIPVKGFILDLASGTGDIAIQLARKSKIGPQVVSSDLNLEMLKVGTVKIRKKGLSKRISPVQGNAEKMQFKDNVFDLVTVGFGVRNFNNLQAGLREIYRVLKPGGQFICLEFSKPQHWFWRKLYDFYSFIFLPRIGQWISKDQTGVYQYLPDSIRKFPDQEAFKELMVREGFQKASYRNLTGGIVAIHLGIK; from the coding sequence ATGTTACCCCTATTCCCCATGCAGATGAAATACTCGCTCGATAATAAAGAAAAAAACGTTCAGGAAATGTTCTCTTCCATTGCGGGAAAGTATGACTTAAATAACACCCTGTTAAGTCTCGGCATCCACTATTTCTGGAAAATGCGGGTGGTGCAGGCGGCCCGGATCCCGGTGAAAGGGTTCATACTTGACCTCGCGTCCGGAACGGGAGATATCGCAATTCAACTTGCCCGAAAAAGCAAGATCGGCCCTCAAGTGGTTTCTTCCGATCTGAATTTGGAAATGCTCAAAGTCGGTACTGTCAAGATTCGGAAAAAAGGCCTGTCTAAGAGAATCTCGCCGGTGCAGGGAAATGCCGAAAAAATGCAATTTAAAGATAATGTTTTCGATCTGGTAACGGTAGGATTTGGGGTCAGGAATTTCAATAATCTTCAAGCCGGACTACGTGAGATATATCGAGTTCTGAAACCGGGGGGACAGTTTATCTGCCTCGAATTTTCAAAACCCCAGCACTGGTTCTGGCGTAAACTTTATGATTTTTATTCTTTTATCTTTTTGCCAAGAATCGGCCAATGGATTTCAAAAGATCAAACCGGGGTATATCAGTATCTTCCCGATTCCATTCGAAAATTTCCGGACCAGGAAGCATTTAAAGAGTTGATGGTCAGGGAAGGATTTCAAAAAGCAAGTTACCGGAATTTAACGGGCGGGATCGTCGCGATACACCTGGGAATTAAATAA